In the Clostridium gelidum genome, TTTCAGCACTGATAAGTTTATGTATATTTGGAATACTTCCTGATTATTTAAGTGTTATAGGTTATATTATTGTATTTATGGCCTCTTTATATATGTTTATATTCAATAAAAATTGAATATAATTCTACACTTTATTAATATAATAAATTATCTGATTTAGCAATTTTATCAAGTTTAAAATAAAACTTGACAAAAGTGGTCATATATTATATTCTCTAATTGAGAACGATTTTCATAATTATTAAAAAGTTGTAGGGAGTGGTAGTAAAATGAAAATAGTATATTGGTCAGGAACAGGTAATACAGAAAAAATGGCAGAATTCATTAAAGAAGGAATAATAGGCGCAGGTAAAAATGCTGAAACGGTAGTTGTGTCTGATGTAAATGTGGATGAATTACTAAAAGAAGAAGTAATTATTTTAGGTTGTTCTGCAATGGGAGACGAAGTATTAGAAGAATCAGAATTCGAACCATTTATTGATGAAATTTCAACTAAGGTTTCTGGTAAAAAAGTTGCACTATTTGGCTCTTATGGTTGGGGAGATGGTCAATGGATGAGAGATTTTGAAGAAAGAATAATAGGATATGGTTGTACTATCATAGATAACCCATTAATAATTCAAAATGAACCTGATGATTGCAAGCAAGAATGTATAGATTTCGGCATTAAAATAGCTCTGGCATAGAATAAATTGGGCGGTGATAGAAAATGATATATCTAGATTTTTATAATAAATTAGATTCATTGCATGATAAAGAATATATAGAAACTTTTTTAGTATATAATTTATCATTAGTAATTGCAGGAATCAAACCAGCTATTACAGTTACAATAAAAAAGAATAATCAAAAATTATATAATAGTTGGAAGGACTTTGGAAGTTGTTTTTTAGATAATATAGATTTAAAGTGCATAGAATTAAGAGAAAGTAACGATTCAATTATAGCTATGATTTATGATGAATTTATGTTAGAAAATGAATTAAGCCAAAAGTCTCATATGGAATTTTTATTTAATCTAGGATATCCTTCTAATGTATGCATTAGTGATCATATAAACATATTAAAAAATAGATATGAAGAATATCACTGCCCTCATGAACTTGGATTGTTCCTTGGAATACCCTTTGAAGATGTTAAAGATTTTATGGAATGTACTACAAAAAAATGCTTATTATGTGGATATTGGAAAGTATACAATAACGGTAATAAAGCAAAAGAAATTTTTAATAAATATGATGAAGTAAAAGAATACACTATAAAAAATATGCTTAAAGGTAATTCATCGCGTGACCTCGCTTTAAGTATAAAGAACTCCTTTTATGAAAATGCTAAATGTATATAGCTCCTCCAAAGTGAATATATTTAGTTTAAATTAAAATAGATGATTTAAAGCTATTGTCTTAATCATATAATTATTAAATACTTTATCTTATTTTTTAACTAATACATTAATGATATTCACAAACTATCATTAATGTATGCAATTAAATGATTATATTACTTTTAACACAAATAAATTCATGATATTCACACACTACCATGAATTTGTAATAATTAACCACCATAAGAATTTTCAGTTCACACACACTGAAAATTTTAAACAATGAGTACAAACGAATATTATTCCAATCCTAAATTTAGTATAAAAAATACATTCCATAAAATTTATATAAAAGAACAGTTGCACAACTAAAATGAGTTAGGTGTGCAACTGTTCTTTTTAAATATATAACCTACATGTTTTGTAGCTTATATGGATAATTAGAATTTTATTTATTTGATATATCAGCTCAAGTTCAAATCTACCACCCCAAATTATACATACTATAGCCAACTACTTATAAAGAGCCAAATGGTGACATTGGAGAAAATTTTTTTACTCTTTTAGATTAAAATATAAATTTTTTTAATGATCCTGCTTTAGTTTAACTTTAAAATGATAAATATTGCTTTAATAATCCCCCATGCTGGTCCTAATAGTACAACAACACTAATAATAATGCTGATATATGTTCTCACTTTTTTTGATTCTTTTTGAAATATTGCAACTAATCCCAATATTAAACTTATAAGTGCAACAACTACTCTCACTATTGTTTCACTTATTAGATAAGTGTTAGTAGCATATAACATATATTTCCCACTAATATCGACTATCGAAATTACAATTATATAAGCTATTTGAATTACTGCTAAACAATAAGCTAACATACCTTTATTTATCTGTTTTAGATTGTCCATAATAAGTTCCTCCATTAAAATTACATATATATATTAAGAATATTTAACTTATATTTTTATGTGTTTCTTAGATTATACTGAATCATTAAAAATCTCTTTTAACAACATTTTTAACATAGCATATCCCCAAAATATAAAAACTTTATTGTTTGTTTCTAATTTGATTCCATTCTTTCCAAAATTCAACATAACTTTTTCTATCATAGTCATCTGAAAATATTTTCGGCATCGAATTATTATAAAACTCTTTTAGTTTATCTGTGTAACTAAAAATTATCTCTTCATACTCATTATTAGGTATAATAGTTTCTTTTCCAGTTTCAGTAATTAATTTAACATTATTGCCTTTATGAATAACTGTCCAATCAATTCCAGTTGGGCATCCTAATACTACAATCTTATTAGTTTTTTCATCTATATACATAAAATGACCACAACAAGGTAACATATGATTTTCTTCTTTAAATGCTATGTGATTAGTTTCTATAGAACGTAACATCATAAGAGCACCTGCACTTACTGTCCAATCATCATTATCTATTCCATTATCAATTATTTCATCACCGATTCTAACAAAAACATTTCCATGTAAACATAAGTCTTTTCCATCATCTTCTTTTCCATCTATCCAATGCAAGTCAATAATTTTAATTACAAAATTCGAACCATTAACTTCAAGTGAATCATCTTTTAATATAATCATTTATTTCCCCCATGTACTTAATTTTGACTAAGATTATCATTGAGCTATTAATTTATTTACTATTTTACATAGTTCATATGTATTGTCATATTTACTTAACATGTCGTTAAAAATAATTTATTTATAATATTTCTCTACCATATACCCATTATTAGCCTACTCGGTATATATTATCTCACCCCACTTCTGCATTTTATGGATATTTTCCTTCCATCTTAGTAAACATATCCATTAAAATATTTGCGCTTCTCACAAGTTTTAATATCTTCAAGTCTTAAATCATGATCTTCTAGTGTAGATCGTGGACATTTGAGAAATACATTTTCATGAGGACTTCTATACTTTTGGGATGATTTACATTATTTGCATTTGTATCTTCTTGAAAAATAAATATTTGACGATAACAATAAGTGTGATTAAATTCTTTTGCTAATTTATTGTAGCACTTTATACCGTCTAGACTAATATTCCCTCTCGTTGAATCATAGGGATTAGAACCTTCTTTTGTAATATTTCTAACATGATCAGAATATGCTTTTAATGATTTAATTAAAATTTCTTTTTTCCATTACTGTTCCTTGTTTTAATTTTAAGTAATTATACATATTCCTACTATCTAATTCATATTATTTGCTATGAATAATTGGGAATTCAGCTTATTATAAAATTTATATATTCCTTTATATAGTTAATGTTAAACTTACCGAACCTCTAGACTTAATGCATTTAGAAACTTAATTATATCTAATCTTGCACTATTTTTGCTTTTATGCGTTTCTATATAATAATTTTGTATTTGAATTGGCGAAAAAAATTTATAACCACTTATATGTTTATTTTCTTTATTAATTAGATACCTTTTATTACCTGTTTTAAAAGGTACGATACTATCAAAATCTATCTGTTTGATAATTAAATGCTCAAATATTTTTCTGTAAAATGATTTAACAGAGTCAGCTTCTATTTGACTATCTCCTAAAATTATAGATAAATCTGCATCTGTTTTATTCTGAATACTATGAATATCATCTAAATCTTCTGATTTTTTAATCGTCTTTCTTAGATTAACTTTTACATCGTTAGAAACAGTATTTTCTTTCTTATTAGTAGTTATAGAGTTAATAAATAAATCTCTTTTTTGTTCCCAGCGTATATCTGGAATAGTAGACAATCCAAATTCATTCAGCAAACAATCTTTTAACTGACCAAGTTTTTCTTTCACTTCGGTTACCTCATTATCAAGTTTTAATCCAATTTGTCGTGGATTTATAGCTCCTGCAACTTCTGTGAATTCAAATCCAGGTAACAAGATAGTTGTATACCTATTTTTCAATATCCATGCAGCACCCATTTCATTCATACATGCGACACTTTTATAATAATTATCTGATAACACAAGAATAACATGAAGATTGTAAGTTTCAAACTGAATTTTTAGGTAGTCATAAATATCATTGTCTAATGGAATCCCATAACCTGGAACCGATGAACAGAAAATAAGTTCATGATTTAATCCTATACCTTCTAATAAGTCAATTAGTTTTGAAACATACTCCTTATCAGAACTAGAATGACTAATAAATATTTTATGACTTTTTTGTAGCATAGTAATTTCTCCTTTTATTTTTTTAATCTCTGTTATTTCTACAGGATAATATTTATCAATATTCTTTTTAATTGCATTTAAACTTCCAGACACTTCATTAAATGTTCTTTCATCCTTCCAGTCATTAAATCCTTGTTTTAATTTTATCAATGTATCCCATATAAAATTATCTTTCGTCTGGTCGTAAATGTCTTGTAATTCAAGTTGAACTTCTTGCTTCCAATCAGCAAATGTAAAAGTATCATAAATAATATTTACACCTGTGCCACTTGAAATGTGAAAATTCATTTTTAGGTCATCAATTTTATTAATTAAACTCAATAAATCGTTTTTCATCATTTTTCACCTCATAAAAGTATATAATATAACTAATTTAACTTGTCCTTAGAATATGACTATAGTTATCAAAAATAATATACAAATTAGTTCTATCTTATTGTAATTTATATAAAATCTAACTATCCATTATAGACATTATGGTAATCTCTATTATTTTTTTCTAAAATATAATATGAATAGCCCCTCTTTTTATTTATAGATAGTCTATCCTCATTATACTACATATTTTACATTTTATTCTTTATATTCCCTATCAATTCATCATTATTTTCTCAGAAATTTTCATTTACTTTAACCACTATCACTTCTTTTTTAATTAATATAAAGTTCACACCGTTCACAATTGTAACAGTCACCACTATAACGGTAACTTGTACTCTGAAAATCCCTCCTATGTGGATTTTAGATTGACCAATAATCCAACTTTCTAATACTAATCTATATATTCTCAAACAATATATAATTTTAAATATCCTAATATTTTACCAATAAAGAAAATTTAATTTATTAGTTCTTTCAAAAAAGACACTGGATTTCTCTAATGCCAATAAAATACTTTATTCAAATTTAAAACTACTAATATTATTCGTAATCTCTTCTATATAAATCTCATCAAACAAATCATAAATACATTTCAGGCATCGCTGATAATTTTTTATAATTCTATCTTCTAATAACCAGTGCTATATTATTTTTATCTAAGTATTAATATTTTCTGTTGTAATTTTAATTTAATCTTTAACAATTTACAACATGCTCCAAAATTTATTTATCGCTCAGAATCATCACTGCCAATTTGATGTATATATTTTAAATTCAAAAATCTTCTTAAAATAACTAGCTTTTCTAACTTTGAAACCTCTCAGCCCGCATTTTTGGCGCATATTCTTCACCATATATATGGTGAACCATATTTATGGTAATATTCTTCTACATATTTATGGTGAACCATACAAGAATGTATTGTATCTTTTTCATATGCTGATGATTCTCACAAGGTGGCATAAGAAAAGGTACTAAATATTTTAAAATGATCTGCAAGTGCATTTCTAATAGAAAGTAATTTATTCTTAATATAAATGTCTATTACAACGGAATTCTTCTATCATTTCAAAAGAAAGGCTTATTTGAGATAAATCCTCCGGCAATTCTACTCTGCTAAACCATCTTGCCTCAGCAATTTCTGATTCTTGAATAGTCACTGTATCATCCCCATCTAGCTCAACAAAGAATCCAATCATTTGAGTATCTGAAAATGCCCATGGCTGACTCTTATAGTATCTAATATTTTTTACTTTTAGTCCTACCTCTTCCATGACTTCTCGCTCCACTGTCTCTTCAAAAGATTCCCCTATCTCAACGAATCCTGCAACTAAAGCAAATTTTCTAAAGTTCCCATGAGCATTTTTTGCAAGTAAAATTTTATCCCCATTTATAATTGCAACTGTTACAGCTGGTGAAATAGTTGGATATATCCTTTGTCCACACTCACGACATACAATTGCCCTTTCATTTTCACTTTTTCTCATTTCACTTCCGCAACGTCCACAATATTTATGATTTTCTAACCACCTATATAATTGGTTTCCTGTTATAGCTGCAAAAGCCATGTGCTGTGGCATAAAAGTTCTAAGTATTTGTATATCATAATAATTCAATTTTTTATTTACTTCTATTTTTTCTTCTCTTAATAAGAAAAAACCTATTTCATCAATAGAGAACAAATACTCTGCCTTTTCATAAATATCTTTTAATTCTTGTATATCAGAAATTTTAGGCAATTCTAAATCTTTCCCCTCACCTTTTAACAAGACTTGTCCATTTTCAAAATTAAGGAGTATATCTTCATCCTGTGGCTTTCTTTTACTTAATTGGCTATTAAATATGTATGGTGCAATTTCATGAATCATTTTCTTTATCCTTCTTTCTTCATTAAGTCTATTCCTTGTTTTATAAAATCTTGTGCACATTAAAAACTTATGAATATCTATAAATAAATGTGCTTATCTTTTATGATGTGTTATTTCTATTGGAAATGTACTATTGAAAATTCTCCCTATTGTTATTCCTCTAATTGTAATTTAGTTAATATTATAACATTTTTTTTATTTTATTAATATTACTATAGATTATATAACCTATAATAAGAATTGTTCGAAGCGTAATAATACATATTCTCAAATGTAAACACAAATTTGAAATAATAAAATATTGATTTAAAAGAGTGAATTTGAGATTTATTTCTGTGCAATTCTATTTTACTAAGTAATACGATTTATAAGGCGAATTAATTAATATCGTTTAAATCTGTCTATTTTAATTTTTTTGATATTTGACAATCCACTTATATATTATATTTCTATACTTGTGGTACTACTTAAGAAATGGAAAATGCGTTAATATTATTTATTGTAAAGTAAAAACTGCTATCATAAATTTATTTATGATAACTATAAAATTTAGGAAGAATAATTATATATGATTTTTTATAGGAGGTTAAGGAAAAATGATGATAGAAAAAGTTTTTGTAA is a window encoding:
- a CDS encoding DUF3793 family protein, whose translation is MIYLDFYNKLDSLHDKEYIETFLVYNLSLVIAGIKPAITVTIKKNNQKLYNSWKDFGSCFLDNIDLKCIELRESNDSIIAMIYDEFMLENELSQKSHMEFLFNLGYPSNVCISDHINILKNRYEEYHCPHELGLFLGIPFEDVKDFMECTTKKCLLCGYWKVYNNGNKAKEIFNKYDEVKEYTIKNMLKGNSSRDLALSIKNSFYENAKCI
- a CDS encoding flavodoxin, coding for MKIVYWSGTGNTEKMAEFIKEGIIGAGKNAETVVVSDVNVDELLKEEVIILGCSAMGDEVLEESEFEPFIDEISTKVSGKKVALFGSYGWGDGQWMRDFEERIIGYGCTIIDNPLIIQNEPDDCKQECIDFGIKIALA
- a CDS encoding toll/interleukin-1 receptor domain-containing protein translates to MMKNDLLSLINKIDDLKMNFHISSGTGVNIIYDTFTFADWKQEVQLELQDIYDQTKDNFIWDTLIKLKQGFNDWKDERTFNEVSGSLNAIKKNIDKYYPVEITEIKKIKGEITMLQKSHKIFISHSSSDKEYVSKLIDLLEGIGLNHELIFCSSVPGYGIPLDNDIYDYLKIQFETYNLHVILVLSDNYYKSVACMNEMGAAWILKNRYTTILLPGFEFTEVAGAINPRQIGLKLDNEVTEVKEKLGQLKDCLLNEFGLSTIPDIRWEQKRDLFINSITTNKKENTVSNDVKVNLRKTIKKSEDLDDIHSIQNKTDADLSIILGDSQIEADSVKSFYRKIFEHLIIKQIDFDSIVPFKTGNKRYLINKENKHISGYKFFSPIQIQNYYIETHKSKNSARLDIIKFLNALSLEVR
- the nudC gene encoding NAD(+) diphosphatase, with the protein product MIHEIAPYIFNSQLSKRKPQDEDILLNFENGQVLLKGEGKDLELPKISDIQELKDIYEKAEYLFSIDEIGFFLLREEKIEVNKKLNYYDIQILRTFMPQHMAFAAITGNQLYRWLENHKYCGRCGSEMRKSENERAIVCRECGQRIYPTISPAVTVAIINGDKILLAKNAHGNFRKFALVAGFVEIGESFEETVEREVMEEVGLKVKNIRYYKSQPWAFSDTQMIGFFVELDGDDTVTIQESEIAEARWFSRVELPEDLSQISLSFEMIEEFRCNRHLY